The following are encoded together in the Penicillium digitatum chromosome 3, complete sequence genome:
- a CDS encoding DNA-directed polymerase kappa, putative — MESSEKSPACGPLPEPAPSEDSGTLKYQLLGPSLTKAGQDSVDQLKVSEIIYNASKGSKFFNHEQDRDRNLTLKIERILKEKARLERLDLSSDLRCADEYLTELELSRDLSQYVIHVDCDAFFAAVEELGRPELKTVPMAVGRGVLTTCNYVARKFGVRSGMASFVAKKLCPQLVLLPPNYDKYTTKAKEIRAIIAEYDPLFESASIDEAYLNITAYCDENHREPDEVVQRLRAEILETTEVSVSAGIGANAKIAKIASNLNKPNGQFQVPNEREAIMDFMCDLPVRKVNGIGRAFERELKSIGIEKCGDIFHHRAFLTKLFGEKAFQFLAQCYLGLGRTKIEPVETQVRKSVSTETTFHDIGDKEELRAKLWWAAQELAKDLARTQFKGRTLALKVKLHTFEVLTRQTAPSRAVSLAKDLYSFALPMLAKLEKDIPNLKLRLLGLRCSNLVSTQKVGINFFGIATQPKPAPESPSEPTPMLASGVNIDHEICAEEAFEAAARQEIQDEMNDLERLSQETPNLSIVREPETSAAPEVIEVPPMWDCPICTWPQVADDRSFNEHVDFCLSRQTILEVAQHTSEETSLIPHSSKKRKTPSLASVPEIDPKQKRLFFQ; from the exons ATGGAGTCATCAGAGAAGAGTCCTGCCTGTGGTCCACTGCCTGAACCGGCTCCTAGTGAGGATTCTGGCACTCTGAAATATCAGCTACTCGGTCCGTCTTTAACCAAAGCGGGCCAAGACTCAGTAGATCAGCTAAAG GTATCGGAGATTATCTACAATGCCTCCAAGGGCTCTAAATTCTTTAATCACGAGCAAGATCGGGATCGAAATCTTACTCTGAAAATCGAACGCATTTTAAAAGAAAAGGCACGGCTAGAACGTCTTGACTTGAGCAGTGATCTACGATGTGCCGATGAATATCTCACCGAGCTAGAGTTGAGTCGAGATCTTTCTCAATATGTCATTCATGTGGATTGTGACGCATTCTTTGCCGCTGTTGAGGAGCTTGGCCGGCCCGAGTTGAAGACAGTGCCTATGGCGGTGGGTAGAGGAGTCCTGACAACCTGCAATTATGTGGCGAGGAAGTTTGGCGTTAGAAGTGGTATGGCTTCGTTTGTCGCGAAAAAGCTCTGCCCGCAGCTGGTTCTTTTGCCACCGAACTACGACAAATACACCACAAAGGCTAAGGAAATTCGCGCTATCATAGCCGAATATGACCCTCTTTTTGAAAGTGCGAGTATAGACGAAGCCTATTTGAATATCACAGCTTACTGCGACGAAAACCACCGAGAGCCTGATGAGGTTGTTCAGCGACTGCGGGCAGAGATATTGGAAACAACTGAGGTGTCTGTTTCAGCCGGAATTGGTGCTAATGCAAAGATCGCAAAGATTGCTTCCAACCTCAACAAGCCTAACGGGCAATTTCAAGTTCCCAATGAGCGAGAGGCAATCATGGACTTCATGTGTGACCTGCCGGTCCGCAAAGTCAATGGAATTGGCCGAGCATTCGAGCGCGAGCTGAAATCAATAGGCATCGAAAAATGTGGTGACATCTTCCATCATCGTGCTTTTTTAACCAAGTTATTCGGAGAGAAGGCTTTCCAATTCCTGGCCCAGTGCTATCTCGGTCTTGGGCGGACCAAAATTGAACCTGTCGAGACCCAGGTCCGAAAAAGTGTCAGTACAGAGACCACGTTTCATGACATTGGAGACAAGGAGGAACTGCGAGCCAAATTATGGTGGGCTGCGCAGGAGCTTGCAAAGGATCTGGCGCGGACTCAGTTCAAAGGTCGCACGCTTGCCTTGAAAGTCAAACTGCATACTTTCGAAGTACTCACGCGTCAGACAGCTCCATCTCGTGCCGTCTCCCTGGCAAAAGACTTGTACTCCTTCGCTTTGCCCATGCTTGCCAAGCTTGAGAAGGATATTCCGAACCTAAAGCTACGGCTTCTGGGTCTTCGGTGCTCGAATTTGGTCAGCACTCAGAAGGTTGGGATCAACTTTTTCGGCATAGCGACACAACCAAAACCTGCTCCCGAGTCTCCTTCTGAGCCCACTCCTATGTTGGCCTCTGGTGTAAATATAGATCACGAGATTTGTGCAGAGGAGGCTTTCGAGGCAGCGGCTCGCCAAGAAATCCAGGATGAGATGAACGATCTAGAGCGGCTGAGTCAAGAAACGCCCAATCTTTCTATCGTTCGTGAGCCAGAGACCTCTGCGGCCCCAGAAGTGATTGAAGTACCCCCGATGTGGGATTGTCCCATTTGTACATGGCCACAGGTCGCAGATGATCGCTCATTCAACGAGCATGTGGACTTCTGTCTCTCTCGGCAGACGATTCTGGAAGTGGCGCAGCACACCTCGGAAGAGACATCCTTGATACCCCACAgttccaaaaaaaggaagacgCCGTCACTGGCTAGTGTTCCTGAAATAGACCCAAAACAAAAgcggcttttttttcaatga
- a CDS encoding DNA polymerase kappa, producing MTYDKQNTGSLAKPFTPTLSATFHRSNKAPLTPKLASPNPGPGSGPGLPRRLAHSDHPYSTPSKDDSPAVPTFLSANITPRSGPRTTRRDGAFYSPTNISHAPSPSPHAPYSQSTIGYGRRDRSPARGIKPEQSRSMRAKTLTAENQPLSRPDSFSDMTSGTPLFFYASDARSSHPSEPPDAPRPRAQGKISPASSFIYANGDQERNSPGEQSNGTSTSAKRRSSDVASHPPDDLRLPYIVSAENGLGIPPRFGSPSSSLIDEKPRLQPIRHTKSSSVDSGLHGNYSQESLRASPFILSGSYVAEGTASVMSEQIITLRPRILSNVSTTSTDTYPSAPLSPGKSDGPSEAALNARTERKIMDLEISNSSLLAINRTLEREMRQQKAELRRFRRLSRSGRISMAPSTRSSGAALSVTSELDEGGSEIPNQSQDDMSDISDEDSTADESISSPGSLVEHDSKHRVSDEKHVMLDLARHQEVLVDSQRMNRSLKRCLGWTEELIKEGQRALEYNVHVQDVELGGRVLAPEELGEVAESGRGLLSSSTDYNAVFSPVEAYELSSVESPSIGTLSPTPSISADPST from the exons ATGACCTACGATAAACAAAATACTGGCAGTCTCGCCAAACCATTTACACCCACCCTCAGCGCTACATTTCATCGGAGTAACAAGGCTCCGCTCACCCCAAAACTTGCAAGTCCAAATCCAGGTCCAGGTTCAGGTCCAGGACTTCCGCGCCGCCTGGCACATTCCGACCACCCCTATTCCACCCCCTCCAAAGACGACTCCCCCGCGGTCCCGACCTTTCTAAGCGCCAATATCACTCCACGATCTGGCCCTCGAACAACCCGGCGAGATGGCGCATTTTACTCCCCCACAAATATCTCACATGCCCCGTCTCCCTCTCCACATGCACCTTACTCCCAGTCAACAATCGGTTACGGCCGTCGAGACCGCAGTCCGGCTCGCGGGATCAAGCCGGAACAATCCCGAAGTATGAGGGCGAAGACCTTGACGGCAGAGAATCAGCCTTTATCACGTCCCGATTCCTTCTCGGATATGACATCGGGAACTCCGCTGTTCTTCTATGCGTCCGATGCACGATCATCTCATCCTTCTGAGCCGCCAGATGCCCCTCGCCCTAGGGCCCAGGGAAAAATATCCCCAGCCTCCAGCTTCATATATGCAAACGGAGACCAAGAGCGAAATTCACCAGGGGAACAGTCGAATGGTACATCCACTTCTGCCAAACGTCGATCGAGCG ATGTGGCTTCACACCCGCCGGACGATCTCAGGTTGCCATATATCGTCAGCGCCGAGAATGGACTAGGAATTCCCCCCCGTTTTGGCTCACCATCGTCCAGTTTAATCGACGAGAAACCCAGACTGCAACCGATCCGACATACCAAGTCCTCAAGTGTCGACTCAGGTCTCCATGGCAATTATTCACAAGAAAGCTTGCGAGCAAGTCCATTCATCCTATCCGGGAGCTATGTTGCTGAAGGAACAGCGTCCGTGATGTCTGAACAGATCATCACCCTTCGCCCTCGGATCTTAAGCAATGTATCCACCACCTCAACTGATACTTACCCTTCGGCACCGCTCAGTCCCGGAAAATCCGACGGTCCGAGCGAGGCAGCTCTCAATGCGCGTACCGAGCGCAAGATCATGGACTTGGAAATCAGTAACTCTTCACTACTAGCCATCAATCGTACCCTGGAGCGTGAAATGCGGCAACAGAAAGCAGAGCTTCGGCGGTTCCGGCGACTGAGCCGATCGGGGCGGATTTCAATGGCACCTTCCACCCGTTCCTCCGGAGCGGCACTATCAGTAACTAGTGAACTGGATGAAGGTGGAAGCGAGATCCCCAACCAGTCACAAGATGATATGTCCGACATCAGCGACGAGGATTCAACAGCGGACGAAAGCATCTCGAGTCCAGGCTCGCTGGTCGAGCATGATTCCAAGCACCGTGTCAGTGATGAAAAACACGTCATGCTCGACTTGGCGCGACATCAGGAGGTGTTGGTGGACAGCCAGAGAATGAACCGAAGCCTCAAGCGCTGTCTCGGATGGACCGAAGAACTCATAAAGGAAGGACAGAGAGCCCTTGAGTACAATGTCCACGTTCAAGACGTTGAGCTGGGTGGCCGAGTTCTAGCGCCTGAAGAGTTGGGTGAAGTTGCTGAGAGTGGCCGTGGTCTTTTGAGCTCTTCAACCGACTATAACGCCGTCTTTTCTCCCGTGGAAGCTTATGAATTGTCATCTGTTGAATCGCCATCTATTGGAACACTATCTCCTA